One genomic segment of Erysipelotrichaceae bacterium 66202529 includes these proteins:
- the recO gene encoding DNA repair protein RecO, translating to MQEEVCGILVDVREYREHDALLKVLCEDGSLMSLSARGVRKVTSKNAPAVQLFTLARLQLNYQETSSMQSLRRAEIINSYRKIREDLMKQSIATYFCECIHRSGFEDNVYELLKQSLDILQDAEHPLQLLCLFQAIMNRMHGIEPYVDGCVRCQNMQDIQAVSRRDGGFVCKHCLRSGDHIISRNDLKTFRLLCKAELKHYELLERLEPFTSENFEELYGFFEDYGGIGLKSIRFLRTLFAMEESS from the coding sequence ATGCAGGAGGAGGTGTGCGGCATTTTAGTGGATGTGCGGGAATATCGGGAACATGATGCACTGCTGAAGGTGCTGTGCGAGGATGGCTCCCTTATGAGTCTGAGCGCCCGCGGTGTACGCAAGGTCACCAGTAAGAATGCCCCTGCGGTACAGCTCTTTACACTGGCCCGTCTGCAGCTCAATTATCAGGAGACTTCTTCTATGCAATCCTTGCGACGGGCAGAAATCATAAACAGCTATCGAAAAATCCGTGAGGATTTGATGAAGCAGAGCATTGCCACTTATTTTTGCGAATGCATTCACAGAAGTGGATTCGAGGATAATGTATATGAACTGTTAAAGCAAAGTCTGGATATTTTGCAGGATGCAGAACATCCGCTGCAGCTTCTGTGCCTGTTTCAGGCTATTATGAATCGTATGCATGGTATTGAACCGTATGTAGATGGCTGTGTCCGGTGTCAGAATATGCAGGATATTCAAGCAGTATCCCGCAGAGATGGCGGGTTTGTATGCAAGCATTGTCTGCGCAGTGGGGATCATATAATCAGCCGTAATGATTTAAAAACATTTCGCTTACTATGTAAGGCGGAGCTGAAGCATTATGAGCTGCTGGAAAGGCTGGAGCCGTTCACAAGTGAGAATTTTGAAGAATTATATGGTTTTTTTGAGGATTACGGAGGTATCGGATTAAAGAGTATCCGGTTTCTACGAACGCTGTTTGCTATGGAGGAGAGTTCTTAA
- a CDS encoding GTPase Era codes for MSYKSGFISIIGRPNAGKSTLLNAILQEKVAITTPKPQTTRNNISGILTREDAQFVFVDTPGIHKPKHELGRTLNRNAYTAIAEADVNYWMVDATQPFGSGDEFILEKMKGAHIPVFLILNKIDLLDKEAVLTTLTKWQSRMQFAEIFPVSALKRENVEHLLEVTKQYLQEGVKYFPDDMISDHGENFQIAEIIREKVLYKTNEEVPHSVAVIVEKKEESDARIDLSALIVVERSSQKSILIGKQGAMIRGIRLAAQKELKEKFNKKVELELYVRVEKNWRNRSSKLHQLGYLELEEGK; via the coding sequence ATGAGTTATAAATCCGGATTTATATCAATTATCGGACGCCCGAATGCCGGGAAAAGTACATTGTTAAATGCAATCTTACAGGAAAAGGTGGCAATAACAACGCCAAAGCCGCAAACGACGCGAAATAACATTTCCGGTATTCTTACAAGAGAGGATGCACAGTTTGTCTTTGTGGACACGCCGGGAATTCACAAGCCGAAGCATGAGCTGGGAAGAACACTGAATCGGAATGCTTATACGGCGATTGCCGAAGCAGATGTGAATTACTGGATGGTGGATGCCACGCAGCCCTTTGGCAGCGGGGATGAATTCATTCTTGAGAAAATGAAGGGGGCACACATTCCAGTGTTTCTGATTCTTAACAAAATTGATTTACTGGATAAGGAGGCTGTGCTGACGACCCTCACCAAATGGCAGAGCCGTATGCAGTTTGCGGAAATTTTTCCTGTATCTGCATTAAAACGTGAAAACGTAGAGCATCTGCTGGAGGTAACAAAGCAGTATCTGCAGGAGGGTGTGAAATATTTTCCGGATGATATGATCAGCGATCACGGGGAGAATTTCCAGATTGCGGAAATCATTCGGGAAAAGGTGCTGTATAAAACAAATGAGGAGGTACCGCATTCTGTTGCTGTCATCGTTGAAAAAAAGGAAGAAAGCGATGCGCGGATAGATTTATCTGCCCTGATTGTTGTGGAGCGGTCTTCCCAGAAAAGCATTCTGATCGGTAAGCAGGGAGCGATGATTCGCGGAATCCGCTTGGCTGCACAGAAGGAGCTGAAGGAGAAGTTTAATAAAAAGGTGGAACTGGAGCTGTATGTGCGCGTTGAGAAAAACTGGCGTAATCGCAGCAGCAAGCTGCATCAGCTTGGCTATCTGGAGCTGGAAGAAGGTAAATAA
- the cdd gene encoding cytidine deaminase yields the protein MNEQYQEILDVAFDAMKHAYAPYSRYHVGACVKTKDGKLIPGVNIENASFGLTNCAERSAVFAAYSLGYRKEDIEAIAIVSDGEKLAAPCGACRQVLVELLLQNTPIILSNGRESKLTNIAELLPMSFTSEDVL from the coding sequence ATGAACGAACAATATCAGGAAATATTAGATGTGGCATTTGATGCCATGAAGCATGCATATGCACCATACTCCCGTTATCATGTAGGAGCATGTGTGAAGACAAAGGACGGAAAGCTGATTCCGGGTGTAAATATTGAAAATGCTTCCTTCGGTCTGACGAATTGTGCCGAGCGGAGTGCGGTGTTTGCGGCGTATTCCTTAGGATACCGGAAAGAGGATATTGAAGCGATTGCGATTGTCAGCGACGGTGAGAAGCTGGCTGCTCCCTGCGGTGCGTGCCGTCAGGTGCTGGTGGAGCTGCTGCTGCAGAATACACCGATCATATTAAGCAATGGACGGGAAAGCAAACTTACCAATATCGCAGAGCTTTTGCCGATGTCCTTTACAAGTGAGGATGTATTATGA
- a CDS encoding diacylglycerol kinase — MISFLKKYVNKFRYAFAGLAHGLCHDHSIALQAALGALVLAVCIALQLTAMEWCCILIVIGAVIALEYINSALETLVDMVSPQYSEGAKKAKDYAAAAVLVMSLAAAAVGIIIIGGKLFL, encoded by the coding sequence ATGATATCGTTCCTAAAAAAATACGTAAATAAATTCAGGTATGCATTCGCCGGTCTTGCACATGGATTGTGCCATGATCACAGCATCGCCCTGCAGGCGGCACTTGGCGCCCTTGTGCTTGCTGTGTGTATCGCTTTACAGCTAACAGCGATGGAATGGTGCTGCATACTGATTGTAATCGGTGCGGTAATCGCATTGGAATATATCAATTCCGCTCTGGAAACGCTTGTGGATATGGTGTCTCCCCAGTACAGTGAAGGAGCAAAAAAAGCAAAGGATTATGCTGCTGCGGCAGTGCTTGTCATGTCACTGGCAGCGGCAGCGGTAGGAATTATTATTATAGGAGGTAAGCTGTTTTTATGA
- the ybeY gene encoding rRNA maturation RNase YbeY, producing the protein MEISVFNQSNEKRWSRYKKDFVTISEKVNEVLKLEQEHSASVIFVTKDAIHEINREYRKIDRPTDVISFALKDSEDSYEVMEGGEELGDIFINTEAVVSQAADYGHTLRREVCFLFTHGLLHLLGYDHMTPEEEAVMFQLQDVILDDIVPKKIRK; encoded by the coding sequence ATGGAAATCAGTGTATTTAATCAAAGCAATGAAAAGCGCTGGTCACGCTATAAAAAAGACTTTGTTACGATCAGTGAGAAAGTGAACGAGGTTTTGAAGCTGGAGCAGGAGCACAGTGCATCCGTGATATTTGTGACAAAGGATGCCATCCATGAAATCAACCGGGAGTATCGTAAAATCGACCGCCCTACGGACGTAATCAGCTTTGCGCTCAAGGATAGTGAGGACAGCTATGAGGTTATGGAAGGCGGGGAGGAGCTGGGTGATATTTTCATCAATACAGAAGCGGTGGTCTCACAGGCTGCGGACTATGGACATACGCTGCGGCGCGAGGTCTGCTTTCTGTTTACTCACGGTCTTTTGCATCTTTTGGGCTATGACCATATGACACCGGAAGAAGAAGCTGTGATGTTTCAGCTGCAGGATGTGATACTGGATGATATCGTTCCTAAAAAAATACGTAAATAA
- a CDS encoding Na/Pi cotransporter family protein, which produces MLHIAASAMTPANISWDFIIGGLALFLFGIQFMGDGLKSIAGEKLREYIDRYTNKPWKGILVGSIITVFIQSSSATSAIAIGFVRAGLMSLEQSIGIIIGANIGTTVTAFLIGLKVETLALYFVFLGVLITLFAKRKKQTYMGQIVLGFGLLFFGLRLMGDELSKLGQMDFFTTLATTMQNQPILGFVCGTLMTAVVQSSSAVVGIIQKIYDSGAMTLTAALPFVFGSNIGTTVTAVFASIGGSTSAKRAAAVNVLFNVIGSVIFMFLLTPYVDFITFLSDKYAISPMMQIAMAHILRTIVISILAYPCINLMVSVIKKIIPGEEERIEVDLEGLDPKLAASLPAGALGVSKQVTVKMGELASDCIRASKEYFNKKSGKYRGMSSQYEDAINSLDSKITEYLMTIAHNSLSEHDTDEFINNLQIIKNIERVGDLTMNLNEFYELTYEDKGAFTDEAIQDVNEMYETVLEMNEIALNYFSTREEHYIQMINDKENYLDLVEEKARQRHFKRMAGEVCGSGVAASIFVDILGTLERIGDHIWNIVKEGNEEAMTMDLRANETDD; this is translated from the coding sequence ATGTTACATATTGCAGCTTCCGCCATGACACCGGCAAATATCAGCTGGGACTTCATCATTGGAGGTCTGGCACTCTTTTTGTTCGGAATCCAGTTCATGGGAGATGGTCTCAAGAGCATTGCGGGAGAAAAATTAAGAGAGTATATCGACCGTTACACCAACAAGCCCTGGAAAGGTATCCTTGTAGGGAGTATCATTACCGTATTTATTCAATCAAGCAGCGCCACCAGCGCCATTGCCATCGGCTTTGTTCGTGCCGGACTGATGAGTCTGGAGCAATCCATCGGTATCATCATCGGCGCCAACATCGGTACCACAGTCACCGCCTTTCTGATTGGTTTGAAGGTGGAGACGCTGGCCCTGTATTTTGTATTCCTCGGTGTGCTGATCACTCTGTTTGCCAAGCGCAAGAAGCAGACCTATATGGGACAGATCGTACTTGGCTTTGGTCTATTGTTCTTCGGTCTAAGACTGATGGGCGATGAGCTCAGCAAGCTGGGACAGATGGATTTCTTTACGACCCTGGCAACCACCATGCAGAATCAGCCGATTTTAGGCTTTGTCTGCGGCACCCTGATGACCGCCGTCGTGCAGTCCAGCTCTGCCGTTGTCGGCATCATTCAGAAAATTTATGATTCCGGTGCCATGACACTGACAGCCGCACTGCCGTTTGTTTTCGGCTCCAATATCGGAACCACCGTTACTGCTGTATTTGCATCCATCGGTGGAAGCACCTCCGCCAAGCGGGCCGCCGCCGTCAACGTTTTATTCAATGTCATCGGTTCTGTCATTTTCATGTTCCTGCTGACGCCGTATGTGGATTTTATCACATTCCTGTCAGACAAATATGCGATTTCACCAATGATGCAGATTGCGATGGCACACATTCTCAGAACGATCGTTATTTCCATCCTTGCCTACCCTTGCATCAATCTGATGGTCAGCGTGATTAAAAAAATCATACCGGGAGAAGAGGAACGTATCGAGGTGGATTTGGAAGGTCTGGATCCAAAGCTGGCTGCATCCCTTCCTGCCGGTGCCCTGGGTGTTTCCAAGCAGGTTACGGTAAAAATGGGGGAGCTTGCCTCTGACTGCATCCGTGCCAGCAAGGAATATTTCAACAAGAAAAGCGGCAAATACCGGGGAATGTCCAGTCAGTATGAGGATGCGATCAATTCTCTGGATTCCAAAATTACGGAGTATCTGATGACGATTGCCCATAACAGTCTGAGTGAGCATGATACGGATGAATTCATCAACAATCTGCAGATCATCAAAAACATTGAGCGTGTCGGTGATTTGACGATGAATCTGAATGAGTTCTACGAGCTGACCTATGAAGATAAGGGTGCCTTTACGGATGAAGCCATTCAGGATGTCAATGAAATGTACGAAACCGTTCTGGAAATGAACGAGATTGCATTGAATTACTTCTCAACACGTGAAGAACATTATATTCAAATGATCAATGACAAAGAGAATTATCTGGATTTGGTAGAGGAAAAAGCCAGACAGCGCCATTTTAAGCGAATGGCAGGAGAGGTCTGCGGAAGTGGTGTCGCAGCAAGTATCTTTGTGGATATCCTCGGTACATTGGAGCGTATCGGTGACCATATCTGGAATATTGTAAAAGAAGGTAATGAAGAAGCCATGACAATGGATCTTCGTGCAAATGAAACGGATGATTAA
- the phoU gene encoding phosphate signaling complex protein PhoU encodes MIKIDKELDGIEENVLKMGQKVVRMHEKVVRALNAPNKEIELDIVQSDDIINHLEEEINDQAVRSLALLSPVASDLRKVVADIKIASELERIGDYAKNISIFLIKHDDMDASILEYAQAMEKGFITMLQETMECYEHRDIDTAFEIPEKDKEINVLYKELKEKIKRDDSSYLVEHIFEISSMLRNIERAGDHTKNICEHIIYMIKGQHYDFG; translated from the coding sequence ATGATCAAAATTGATAAGGAGCTGGATGGCATTGAGGAAAATGTGCTGAAGATGGGACAGAAGGTCGTTCGTATGCATGAAAAGGTCGTACGGGCATTGAATGCACCAAACAAGGAAATTGAGCTTGATATAGTACAGTCGGATGATATCATCAATCATCTGGAGGAAGAAATCAATGACCAGGCAGTACGCTCCCTTGCGTTGTTATCTCCGGTAGCGAGTGATCTGCGCAAGGTGGTCGCTGATATAAAGATCGCTTCCGAGCTGGAGCGTATTGGCGATTATGCGAAGAATATTTCCATTTTTCTAATCAAGCATGATGATATGGATGCTTCTATACTGGAGTATGCACAGGCGATGGAAAAGGGCTTTATCACCATGCTGCAGGAAACCATGGAATGCTACGAACACCGCGACATTGATACAGCATTTGAAATACCCGAAAAGGATAAGGAAATCAATGTGCTGTATAAGGAGCTGAAGGAAAAAATCAAACGGGATGATTCCAGCTATCTTGTGGAGCATATCTTTGAAATATCCTCCATGCTGCGCAACATTGAACGGGCAGGGGATCATACAAAAAACATATGTGAGCATATCATATACATGATCAAGGGACAGCATTATGATTTTGGATAA
- the pstB gene encoding phosphate ABC transporter ATP-binding protein gives MKKEPVFHVEHLNLFYGDKHALKDVGMDIEQNKITALIGPSGCGKSTFLRCLNRMNDLIEGCRIDGMIQLNGVDAYGSAMNVVDLRTQVGMVFQKPNPFPMSIYDNITYGPKCQGIKQRKTLDAIVEQSLKKAALWDEVKDRLNDSAFGLSGGQQQRLCIARAIAMEPEVILMDEPTSALDPIATNKIEDLMEELKKDYTIVIVTHSMQQASRVSDYTAFFLLGEVVEFNKTSKVFQQPMDKRTEDYITGRFG, from the coding sequence ATGAAAAAGGAACCCGTTTTCCATGTAGAGCATCTGAATCTGTTTTATGGTGATAAGCATGCCCTGAAGGATGTCGGTATGGATATCGAACAGAATAAGATAACAGCTCTGATCGGGCCCAGCGGCTGCGGTAAGTCTACCTTTCTGCGCTGTTTAAACCGGATGAATGATCTGATTGAAGGTTGCCGTATTGACGGTATGATTCAATTAAACGGTGTGGACGCCTATGGTTCCGCCATGAACGTTGTCGATTTGCGCACACAGGTTGGCATGGTATTTCAAAAACCGAATCCGTTTCCGATGTCCATTTATGACAATATCACCTATGGTCCCAAGTGTCAGGGCATTAAACAGCGTAAGACGCTGGATGCAATCGTGGAACAGTCTTTAAAGAAAGCGGCGCTTTGGGATGAGGTGAAGGATCGTCTGAACGATTCTGCATTCGGCTTGTCCGGAGGACAGCAGCAGCGCTTGTGCATAGCAAGGGCGATCGCCATGGAGCCGGAGGTCATATTGATGGATGAGCCGACCAGTGCACTGGATCCGATTGCGACCAATAAAATCGAGGATCTGATGGAGGAGCTGAAAAAGGACTATACGATTGTTATCGTTACGCATTCCATGCAGCAGGCATCCCGTGTGAGCGATTATACCGCCTTCTTTCTTTTGGGAGAGGTTGTGGAATTCAATAAGACAAGCAAGGTTTTCCAGCAGCCCATGGACAAGCGGACGGAAGATTATATAACAGGCAGATTCGGATAG
- the pstA gene encoding phosphate ABC transporter permease PstA, protein MIQTPSNQKKKRRLFDGLCNGVTYLSSGLSVVVLLAIFLFIFSKGFSSLGIDLLKGNYWSKNYLTSVEVSKNHPGSFERPASLSEEAAFSEKWGIAFVDTRDQNGDDIVLVEYIDEASPFAYLKDESVKDREAALSTEVGFQVENLGYKTSSGASMIAGNIMSQNAAEVAQALDSSAQSITKVYYKTPGGGIRGSIISTLYLILISLLIALPLGIASAIYLHEYAKSNRLTSLIRSAIEMLTGVPSIIFGLMGVAVLFPITQMFGATTTNILLGSFTMSIILLPTIIRSTEEALIVVPQSLRDASLSVGANQSQTIFKIVLPCAVPGILTGVLLSIGRVIGESAALIYTMGTYVNDTPTLMSQGTSLAVHIYNIMSSEQPNFELASAISIVILVFVLILNICVKLLSKRLNKSWY, encoded by the coding sequence ATGATACAGACACCCTCCAATCAAAAGAAAAAACGCCGTTTGTTTGACGGACTGTGCAACGGTGTTACCTATCTGTCCAGCGGATTGAGTGTGGTCGTCCTGCTGGCAATCTTCCTCTTTATCTTTTCGAAAGGATTTTCCTCATTGGGAATCGATCTGTTGAAGGGGAATTATTGGTCGAAGAATTATCTGACCAGTGTGGAGGTCTCAAAAAATCATCCGGGAAGCTTTGAACGGCCAGCGTCTCTGTCTGAGGAAGCAGCCTTCTCTGAAAAATGGGGAATTGCCTTTGTGGATACCAGGGACCAAAACGGGGATGATATCGTTCTGGTGGAATATATTGATGAAGCATCACCCTTTGCCTATCTGAAGGATGAAAGTGTAAAGGACAGGGAAGCAGCTCTGTCTACCGAGGTTGGCTTTCAGGTGGAAAATCTGGGCTATAAAACAAGCAGCGGAGCCTCCATGATTGCTGGAAATATCATGTCACAGAATGCGGCAGAGGTGGCACAGGCGCTGGATTCCTCTGCACAGAGCATTACGAAGGTTTACTATAAAACACCGGGAGGCGGTATCCGCGGTTCTATTATATCCACCCTGTATCTGATACTGATATCTTTGCTGATTGCCTTGCCGCTGGGAATTGCTTCAGCAATCTATCTGCATGAATATGCAAAGTCAAATCGTCTGACCTCACTGATTCGCAGCGCCATCGAAATGCTGACAGGAGTACCGAGCATCATCTTCGGTCTGATGGGCGTTGCCGTTTTGTTTCCCATCACGCAGATGTTCGGGGCAACCACGACCAACATTTTACTTGGCAGCTTCACGATGTCCATCATCCTGCTGCCAACGATCATCCGTTCCACAGAGGAGGCACTGATCGTGGTACCGCAGTCACTGCGGGATGCATCGCTATCAGTAGGCGCAAATCAGTCACAGACGATTTTCAAAATTGTACTGCCCTGTGCGGTGCCGGGTATCCTAACCGGGGTTCTGTTAAGCATCGGCCGCGTGATCGGGGAAAGTGCAGCACTGATTTATACTATGGGAACCTATGTTAACGATACACCAACGCTCATGTCACAGGGAACCAGCCTTGCAGTGCATATCTATAATATCATGAGCAGTGAACAGCCAAACTTTGAGCTTGCAAGTGCAATTTCCATTGTCATTCTGGTGTTTGTACTGATATTAAACATCTGTGTAAAGCTGTTGAGCAAAAGGCTCAATAAATCCTGGTATTAG
- the pstC gene encoding phosphate ABC transporter permease subunit PstC, producing the protein MKRYVRDSISTEKNRKKLKKDQRMKAVFLLAALLSSSAIAIIIVFISIKGISPFLSGYTYGQQDIVSFLTGTLWRKDQGVYGVGFIIINTLVSAFGALLISFPLSVLTALFIAKIAPKHVAEVMTTVVELLASIPSVVYGVFASGTITVLVSSLAASLGFVTAGGSSLLAVILLLAIMIFPTITSLSITAIRSVDKEVELGSLALGATRTQTNFKVILTSAKSGIFAGAILGIGRAFGEATAVAMVAGNKMFGPTFNIFDTTRTLTTTMLAGLKETTGLDYDIRFSAGLVLMAVILLSNLLLNLMKKKVGNMK; encoded by the coding sequence ATGAAACGTTATGTACGAGACAGTATCAGTACAGAGAAAAATCGAAAAAAGCTGAAAAAAGATCAGAGGATGAAGGCAGTCTTTCTACTGGCGGCACTGTTATCCTCCAGTGCGATTGCTATTATCATTGTTTTTATCAGCATTAAGGGAATATCCCCCTTTCTGAGCGGCTATACCTATGGACAGCAGGATATTGTTTCCTTTCTGACCGGTACGCTGTGGCGTAAGGATCAGGGAGTCTATGGAGTCGGCTTTATCATTATCAATACACTGGTGTCCGCATTTGGAGCGCTGCTGATTTCCTTTCCGCTGTCGGTACTGACTGCATTGTTTATTGCGAAAATTGCACCGAAGCATGTGGCAGAGGTCATGACGACGGTTGTGGAGCTGCTGGCCAGTATTCCATCGGTTGTCTATGGTGTATTTGCCTCCGGTACGATTACTGTGCTGGTCAGCTCGCTTGCGGCATCTCTTGGTTTTGTAACTGCAGGAGGAAGCTCCTTATTAGCGGTTATCCTGCTGCTGGCAATCATGATATTTCCAACCATCACATCGTTGTCCATAACAGCGATCCGCTCTGTGGACAAGGAGGTGGAGCTTGGCAGTCTTGCACTTGGCGCCACGCGAACACAGACGAATTTTAAGGTGATCCTGACCAGCGCCAAATCCGGAATCTTTGCCGGCGCGATTCTTGGAATCGGCCGTGCCTTCGGGGAAGCGACTGCGGTTGCTATGGTTGCTGGAAATAAAATGTTTGGACCGACCTTCAACATATTCGATACAACCAGGACGCTGACGACAACGATGCTGGCCGGATTAAAGGAAACGACCGGACTGGATTATGATATACGATTCTCCGCAGGTCTGGTGCTGATGGCGGTCATTCTGCTATCCAATCTGTTACTGAACCTGATGAAGAAGAAAGTGGGGAATATGAAATGA
- a CDS encoding GHKL domain-containing protein: MKRNKYIYLGLILTCIAVIQYNYHLNEYVLLLLVVVAIALLWEFLDQKNLNLHRRENIELQEEIKSTAKDAHLKNKQLLTVVTSIPFPMLLVDQFGNIVMHNNVSELCEDGSIGEHMTYMSNAYLHPVREFIKDAFILEKPMDKIIDINGVEYQSISVPVTAKKKYSGCLVLFQDISKTLEGEKMQKRFIADASHELKTPIAVIKGMVEILNREDFDDEETRSEFMEQIEQEINRLDILVKDLLQLSRLSLSTVLLEREKTDLCQVIDKAVKSLEKKAEKKGLFIVKEYQSHDLVFCDPLKMSQVVLNLLSNAIKYSDTGTITLRTRQEGSWYVLEVADEGHGISKPDLEKIFERFYRVDDDRARSSGGSGLGLSIVKSIVEAHHGELKVDSEFNKGTTFTVRLKN; the protein is encoded by the coding sequence ATGAAGCGCAATAAATATATTTATCTGGGACTGATTCTGACCTGCATTGCGGTAATACAGTACAACTACCATTTGAATGAGTATGTTCTGTTGCTGCTTGTCGTGGTCGCAATCGCACTGCTCTGGGAGTTTCTGGACCAGAAAAATCTCAATCTGCACCGCCGGGAGAATATAGAGCTGCAGGAGGAAATCAAATCCACTGCCAAGGATGCTCATTTAAAAAACAAACAGCTGCTGACGGTCGTTACCAGCATACCGTTTCCGATGCTGCTGGTGGATCAGTTTGGGAATATCGTCATGCATAACAATGTCAGTGAGCTGTGCGAGGATGGATCGATCGGTGAGCATATGACCTATATGAGCAACGCCTATCTGCATCCGGTACGGGAATTTATCAAGGATGCCTTTATTCTGGAAAAGCCGATGGATAAAATTATTGATATCAATGGTGTGGAATATCAGTCCATCAGTGTACCGGTAACGGCAAAGAAAAAATATAGCGGCTGTCTGGTACTGTTTCAGGATATTTCCAAAACCCTGGAGGGGGAGAAGATGCAGAAGCGTTTTATTGCCGATGCATCGCATGAATTAAAGACACCGATCGCCGTGATCAAGGGCATGGTGGAAATTCTCAACCGCGAGGATTTCGATGATGAGGAAACACGCAGCGAATTTATGGAACAAATCGAGCAGGAAATCAACCGGCTGGATATTCTGGTGAAGGATTTGCTGCAGCTGTCTCGGCTCAGTCTGTCTACGGTATTGCTGGAACGGGAGAAAACCGATTTGTGTCAGGTTATCGACAAGGCGGTGAAATCGCTGGAGAAAAAAGCGGAGAAAAAGGGGCTTTTCATTGTGAAGGAATATCAGAGCCATGACCTGGTGTTCTGCGATCCTTTGAAAATGAGCCAGGTGGTGTTGAATCTGCTGTCAAATGCTATTAAATACAGTGATACCGGAACAATTACGCTGCGGACAAGGCAGGAGGGCTCCTGGTATGTGCTGGAGGTTGCGGATGAGGGACATGGTATTTCCAAGCCGGATCTGGAAAAGATATTCGAGCGCTTTTACCGGGTGGATGATGATCGTGCACGCAGCAGCGGAGGCTCCGGACTTGGGCTTTCTATCGTGAAGTCTATCGTGGAGGCACATCATGGAGAGCTGAAGGTAGACAGTGAATTTAACAAGGGTACGACATTTACGGTCAGACTGAAGAATTGA